One genomic region from Thermoleptolyngbya sichuanensis A183 encodes:
- a CDS encoding Tab2/Atab2 family RNA-binding protein, protein MLWQADFYRRPLQTEAGEALWELVVCDPTGAFSACVDCLQSQATVDWLAAQFRRLQAEGAPERIQVFRPQSLGLIEAAAREAGFTVEPTRHAPMLKHFLLRRAAYYPNLPGYTGEAYDPLAIDAPPPVPVPEAIWGDRWRFAALAAGDLELLYGDRPIPICSTPDRLLPINLGLASTQPVPGVIIDGGRQSMRLARWLQEVRPALLNYVPGAPDGLILEAGLSDRWILSTFHDADVAAAARLFQQRQREAHGLHFLLVQPDDTGITYSGFWLLG, encoded by the coding sequence GTGCTTTGGCAAGCTGATTTCTATCGTCGCCCCCTGCAAACTGAAGCGGGTGAAGCCCTGTGGGAACTGGTAGTGTGTGACCCGACGGGGGCCTTTAGCGCCTGTGTCGATTGTCTGCAGTCGCAGGCAACGGTCGATTGGCTGGCGGCTCAGTTCAGGCGGCTACAGGCAGAAGGAGCGCCAGAGCGGATTCAGGTGTTTCGGCCGCAGAGTTTGGGACTGATCGAAGCGGCTGCTAGGGAGGCTGGTTTCACCGTGGAGCCAACACGCCACGCGCCCATGCTGAAGCATTTTCTGCTGCGCCGCGCTGCCTACTACCCTAACTTGCCGGGTTATACGGGCGAAGCCTACGACCCGCTGGCGATCGATGCGCCGCCCCCTGTGCCTGTGCCGGAAGCAATTTGGGGCGATCGCTGGCGATTTGCAGCCCTGGCTGCGGGTGATCTGGAGCTGCTCTATGGCGATCGCCCTATTCCCATCTGCTCTACGCCCGATCGCCTCTTGCCGATCAATCTGGGACTCGCCTCCACCCAGCCCGTTCCGGGGGTCATCATCGACGGCGGACGGCAATCCATGCGATTGGCGCGGTGGCTCCAAGAGGTGCGTCCTGCGCTGTTGAACTATGTGCCGGGTGCCCCAGACGGGCTGATTCTGGAAGCAGGATTGAGCGATCGCTGGATTCTCTCGACCTTTCACGATGCCGACGTGGCCGCGGCGGCCCGTCTCTTTCAGCAGCGGCAGCGCGAGGCCCACGGACTGCACTTTTTGCTGGTGCAGCCAGACGACACGGGCATCACCTACAGCGGTTTTTGGCTGCTGGGCTAA
- a CDS encoding DUF3598 family protein — MTHPSPSPELSQWQCLLKNLGAWEGSFTRLSPAGAEVSSVPTVVTLEGLNQNETIRQTLEFGQSTTGDPPTTKVLEYSSLNRSTLFFETGAFSQGSLQFSPFGDFGAEFGLIAGNRRMRLVELFHGENGESRLSSLTLIRETLRGSAAAERPPLTAEQLVGTWQGRAVTLYPDWRSPETYSTTLSVSLDGTQLQQHLTAPGLSLSTTGSVTPTAIHFTQGSTPLQLLLLPDGASANTPLLVPKGKPFFLEAGWLISPTQRQRMIRRYDAQGGWESLTLVEEEKA; from the coding sequence ATGACTCATCCCTCCCCCTCTCCCGAACTGTCCCAGTGGCAGTGCTTGCTGAAAAACCTCGGCGCTTGGGAAGGCTCGTTTACACGGCTCTCGCCTGCGGGCGCTGAAGTCAGCAGCGTGCCAACCGTGGTGACGCTGGAGGGGCTAAACCAAAACGAGACCATCCGCCAGACGCTAGAGTTTGGCCAATCCACCACGGGCGACCCGCCGACGACGAAGGTGCTGGAATATAGCAGCCTGAACCGCAGCACGCTGTTTTTTGAAACAGGCGCATTTTCCCAAGGGTCGCTGCAATTTAGCCCCTTTGGGGACTTTGGCGCAGAGTTTGGGCTAATCGCGGGCAATCGCCGGATGCGTCTGGTGGAGCTATTTCATGGCGAAAACGGCGAAAGTCGCCTCAGCAGCCTGACGCTGATCCGCGAAACGCTGCGGGGCAGTGCTGCTGCCGAACGCCCGCCCCTCACCGCCGAGCAACTGGTGGGCACTTGGCAGGGCCGCGCCGTGACGCTGTATCCCGACTGGCGATCGCCCGAAACCTATTCCACCACGCTCTCAGTCAGCCTGGACGGAACCCAACTCCAGCAGCACCTCACCGCTCCTGGCCTTTCCCTCAGCACTACGGGCAGCGTCACCCCCACCGCCATTCACTTTACCCAGGGCAGCACCCCGCTCCAACTCCTCCTGCTGCCCGATGGAGCCTCGGCCAATACGCCCCTCCTCGTCCCCAAGGGCAAGCCCTTCTTTCTGGAAGCGGGCTGGCTGATCTCCCCCACCCAGCGCCAGCGCATGATTCGTCGCTATGACGCGCAAGGCGGCTGGGAAAGCCTGACGCTAGTGGAGGAAGAAAAGGCGTGA
- a CDS encoding septal ring lytic transglycosylase RlpA family protein, translated as MSPAETKRSPAPPLRRSRNLTPAADSTQPKTETTLAAAIARRPPAMPRVTVRPAAAPATGAQQVFKQCLDSPPASSEGVKRGATQQTPPAPARPDAATVYQIWVNGKVVMELPSSEEAAPIAQRLTAVLGSPGFSVDQLRLVLVEGEPGVALGDVKSNAKSGDRSNEPNERLAASGGDRLLFRVDRALANRLNRTADLVAIDWLNNLRVALGEAPLSLMEAQADLYSLTQTSRNLGGITSWYGPGFHNRLTANGERFNQYALTAAHPKLPFNTYLRVTNVRSGESVIVRINDRGPYVGQRSLDLSRQAARCIGSEKPGVVRYEAVILEPQTTVQ; from the coding sequence ATGTCTCCGGCTGAAACGAAGCGATCGCCCGCTCCACCCCTTCGCCGCTCTCGCAATCTGACCCCAGCGGCAGACTCGACTCAGCCTAAGACCGAGACTACACTCGCAGCGGCGATCGCTCGCCGTCCGCCTGCAATGCCCAGAGTCACCGTGCGCCCAGCAGCGGCCCCGGCCACCGGAGCGCAGCAGGTCTTTAAGCAATGTCTGGACAGTCCGCCTGCCAGTTCCGAAGGCGTAAAGCGCGGGGCAACTCAGCAAACTCCACCCGCACCCGCCCGCCCCGACGCTGCAACGGTTTACCAAATCTGGGTGAACGGCAAAGTGGTGATGGAGCTACCCAGCAGCGAAGAGGCTGCCCCCATTGCCCAACGGCTGACCGCTGTTTTGGGCAGTCCTGGGTTTTCTGTAGACCAGTTGCGCCTGGTGCTGGTAGAGGGGGAACCGGGTGTGGCGCTGGGTGATGTAAAATCCAATGCAAAATCCGGGGATAGATCAAACGAGCCAAACGAGAGATTAGCCGCTAGCGGGGGCGATCGCCTGCTGTTCCGCGTTGATCGAGCGCTGGCCAATCGCCTAAACCGCACGGCCGATCTGGTCGCCATCGACTGGCTGAATAACCTGCGGGTGGCCCTGGGCGAAGCGCCTCTGTCGCTGATGGAGGCACAGGCAGACCTCTACAGCCTGACTCAAACAAGCCGCAACTTGGGCGGCATCACCTCCTGGTATGGGCCCGGATTTCACAACCGCCTGACGGCCAATGGCGAGCGGTTTAACCAATATGCACTGACAGCGGCCCACCCCAAATTGCCATTCAACACCTACCTACGCGTTACCAACGTCCGCAGCGGAGAATCAGTCATCGTCCGTATCAACGATCGGGGGCCCTATGTCGGTCAGCGATCGCTCGATTTGTCGCGTCAGGCTGCCCGCTGTATCGGCAGCGAAAAACCCGGCGTGGTACGCTACGAAGCGGTAATTTTGGAGCCGCAGACGACGGTGCAATAG
- a CDS encoding aminotransferase class I/II-fold pyridoxal phosphate-dependent enzyme produces MDRSLEQGLDRDIGQAMHQQHLPLLEALRDCAQRAHAPFYTPGHKRGQGIPAPMRELLGDRPFLADLPELPELDNLFAPEGAILQAQELAADLFGAAQTWFLANGSTCGIEAAVLATCGPGDTLILPRNCHQAAIAALVLSGAMPVFVQPDYDPDWGIAHGVSPGAIATALAQHPDATAVMLIYPTYYGACGDIGAIAQLAHQRGIPLIVDEAHGAHFAFHPDFPTPSLAAGADIVVQSTHKVLGAMTQASMLHCRGDRVDPSRLSRALRLVQSTSPSYLLLASLDAARWQLAQQGPDLMQHTLDLAAIARTQLAQLPGLRLLTAAHACTPGFIALDPTRLTVDVSGLGLSGFAADEILHTQLGVTAELPGLTHLSFILSLGNTLADIEQLVAGFRALAQTVQPADGLAAGEFKRVGAGFPWNAIEVEQSQSPRAAFLANSEVVALEQAGDRLSAETVCPYPPGIPLLIPGERISRGALQLLKAVLEQGGTVTGLVGEQGLRVVQRNG; encoded by the coding sequence ATGGATCGGAGCTTGGAGCAAGGCTTGGATCGGGATATCGGGCAGGCTATGCATCAGCAGCATTTGCCGCTCTTGGAAGCCCTGCGAGACTGTGCCCAACGGGCCCACGCGCCGTTTTATACGCCAGGGCACAAGCGCGGCCAGGGCATTCCAGCGCCAATGCGGGAACTGCTGGGCGATCGCCCCTTCCTAGCGGATCTACCTGAACTGCCGGAGTTGGACAACCTGTTTGCTCCAGAGGGCGCGATTTTGCAGGCGCAGGAGTTGGCCGCCGACCTGTTTGGCGCAGCCCAGACCTGGTTTTTGGCGAACGGCTCGACCTGCGGCATCGAGGCGGCGGTGCTGGCCACCTGCGGCCCCGGCGACACTCTGATTTTGCCAAGGAACTGCCACCAAGCGGCGATCGCGGCCCTGGTTCTCTCTGGCGCGATGCCTGTCTTTGTGCAACCGGACTATGACCCCGACTGGGGCATTGCCCACGGCGTTTCTCCCGGCGCGATCGCCACTGCCCTGGCGCAACATCCCGACGCAACGGCGGTGATGCTGATCTACCCGACCTACTACGGAGCCTGTGGAGATATCGGGGCGATCGCCCAACTCGCCCATCAGCGCGGCATTCCGCTGATCGTAGACGAAGCCCACGGTGCACATTTTGCCTTTCATCCCGACTTCCCCACGCCGTCGCTGGCAGCAGGGGCGGATATTGTCGTGCAATCCACCCACAAAGTGCTGGGCGCAATGACCCAGGCCTCGATGCTCCACTGCCGGGGCGATCGCGTCGATCCTAGCCGCCTCAGCCGCGCCCTGCGATTGGTGCAGTCCACCAGCCCCAGCTATTTGCTGCTGGCCTCGCTGGATGCCGCCCGCTGGCAACTGGCCCAGCAGGGCCCAGACCTGATGCAGCACACCCTCGACCTGGCGGCGATCGCCCGCACCCAGCTTGCCCAACTTCCCGGTCTGCGCCTGCTCACGGCTGCCCATGCCTGCACGCCCGGATTCATCGCCCTCGACCCCACTCGGTTAACCGTAGACGTAAGCGGGCTAGGGCTGTCGGGCTTTGCCGCAGACGAAATCCTGCATACACAATTGGGCGTAACCGCAGAACTGCCGGGTCTGACGCATCTCAGCTTCATCCTCAGCCTGGGCAACACGCTAGCGGATATCGAGCAACTGGTTGCAGGCTTTCGAGCCTTGGCCCAGACGGTTCAGCCTGCCGACGGGCTGGCTGCCGGAGAGTTCAAACGGGTCGGAGCGGGCTTTCCCTGGAACGCAATCGAGGTTGAACAATCGCAGTCGCCTCGTGCTGCGTTTCTGGCCAACAGCGAGGTCGTGGCGCTAGAGCAAGCGGGCGATCGCCTCTCTGCGGAAACCGTGTGTCCCTATCCGCCGGGCATTCCGCTGCTAATTCCAGGCGAACGCATTTCTAGAGGGGCGCTGCAATTGCTCAAGGCAGTGCTAGAGCAGGGCGGAACGGTCACGGGGTTAGTCGGCGAACAGGGTTTGCGAGTCGTGCAGCGCAACGGGTAG
- a CDS encoding GAF domain-containing protein: MLPPITAVAQTLVVEAVRLMHEAESVYIAVLQQGQLLGLFTAQDLVRAIAQGIDLSATQIGDLVQRSPAVITEAEWNALVSTSPPPRADHVAVTDSDGQLLGVVTLNLPTGTAQEPQSYYRQLVDHSPNPIFWVNRAGLILNWNPACERMFQYGQTMLGRSLQDLMPSPALWNAVQTMVEQVFEGQSFANVELTFQCQDGTECLMLTRLYPLVDNQGQIEACVFANTDITEYKRLAIALRRREKDLSDAQRLACLGSWEYDVQTQTVRWSEQTYRIFGLDPAQSPTYRTLRRLIHPADVRSFEQFVKRAIATGAAYDHKMRIVLPDGSIRHLHNRGQAIVEQGRTVRLFGTTQDITERKQAEQRLQQQTQRERLIAQIAQRIRQSLDSSEVLSTTVEEVRQFLQADRVMIYQFHPDWSGRVVVESVGRADWTLCDRVIDDPCFRENWLERYQQGRVRAIDNVYTDDIAPCHRDFLLQFQVTANLAVPILVQKQLWGLLLVHQCCDPRQWQVWECELLLQLANQVGIAIQQSELYHQVQQLNQSLLAQVQQQTAQLKKALDFEKLLKRITDKVRDSLDEDVILQKVVQELGTGLGVSICDTGLYDLEQNVSIIQHEYVAPNIPSRHASIVSIRDYADLYEQLFQRQIVHFCWHILPHASAGDFPENQNAKLILRDIDQPFTVLACLLRDNQNLLGDLWLYRAGNEPFEDREIRLVEQVANQCAIAIRQARLYQAARNQVEKLEQLNELKDNFLSSVSHELRTPMANVKMSSQMLELSLRQLGLFDNPDLHHIHRYFQILKDECQRELKLINDLLDLSRLDAGMEPLLLTSIHLCDWVAHIAEPFLERTRTRNQHLSLNVSANLPPMRTDASYLSRILGELLNNACKYTPDQGTIQVMIGEYTAEYLRIVITNTGVEIPTSEQDRVFERFYRVPSNDPWKHEGTGLGLALVKKLVERLGGAIALESHDNFVRFTLTLPVALHDSQTLFAD; encoded by the coding sequence TTGCTGCCACCGATTACTGCCGTGGCCCAAACCCTGGTGGTCGAGGCCGTGCGCCTCATGCACGAGGCTGAATCGGTCTACATTGCCGTCTTGCAGCAAGGGCAACTGCTGGGTCTGTTCACGGCTCAGGATTTGGTTCGGGCGATCGCCCAAGGCATCGACCTGAGTGCGACGCAGATTGGCGACCTAGTGCAGCGATCGCCCGCGGTCATCACAGAGGCCGAATGGAACGCGCTGGTTTCTACATCACCGCCGCCTCGTGCTGACCATGTAGCCGTAACGGACTCGGACGGACAACTCCTGGGCGTGGTAACCCTGAATTTGCCTACGGGAACTGCCCAGGAGCCACAGAGCTACTATCGCCAACTCGTAGACCATTCGCCCAACCCCATTTTTTGGGTCAACCGGGCGGGGCTGATTCTCAACTGGAATCCTGCCTGTGAGCGGATGTTTCAGTATGGGCAGACGATGCTGGGGCGATCGCTGCAAGACCTGATGCCCAGCCCAGCGCTGTGGAACGCTGTGCAGACGATGGTGGAGCAAGTCTTTGAAGGCCAGTCGTTTGCCAATGTAGAGCTAACCTTCCAGTGTCAGGATGGCACCGAATGCCTGATGCTGACGCGACTCTATCCGCTGGTTGACAATCAAGGGCAGATTGAAGCCTGTGTTTTTGCCAATACTGACATCACCGAATACAAACGACTGGCGATCGCCCTCCGGCGGCGCGAAAAGGATTTGTCCGATGCTCAGCGGCTCGCCTGCTTGGGCAGTTGGGAATACGACGTGCAGACGCAAACGGTGAGATGGTCAGAGCAAACCTATCGCATTTTTGGGCTTGACCCGGCGCAATCGCCGACCTATCGCACCCTGCGAAGACTCATTCATCCAGCAGATGTGCGGTCGTTTGAGCAATTTGTGAAGCGGGCGATCGCCACGGGCGCTGCCTACGATCACAAAATGCGGATCGTCCTGCCGGATGGCTCGATTCGCCACCTCCACAACCGGGGGCAGGCCATTGTGGAGCAGGGACGGACGGTGCGCCTGTTTGGCACCACGCAGGACATTACTGAGCGCAAGCAGGCAGAACAGCGCCTCCAGCAGCAAACCCAGCGCGAACGGCTGATTGCCCAAATTGCCCAGCGCATTCGCCAATCGCTGGATTCATCCGAGGTGCTGTCTACAACGGTGGAGGAGGTGCGTCAGTTTTTGCAGGCCGATCGTGTGATGATTTACCAGTTTCATCCCGACTGGAGCGGGCGCGTGGTGGTGGAATCGGTCGGTCGAGCAGACTGGACCCTGTGCGATCGCGTCATCGACGATCCCTGCTTTCGAGAAAACTGGCTAGAGCGCTATCAGCAAGGGCGCGTGCGGGCGATCGATAACGTCTACACCGATGACATCGCGCCCTGCCATCGCGACTTTCTGCTGCAATTCCAGGTCACTGCCAACTTAGCTGTGCCGATTCTGGTGCAAAAACAGCTTTGGGGGCTGCTGCTGGTGCATCAGTGCTGCGATCCGCGCCAGTGGCAAGTTTGGGAGTGTGAGTTGCTGCTGCAACTGGCTAATCAAGTCGGCATTGCGATTCAACAATCTGAACTCTACCATCAGGTGCAGCAACTCAACCAAAGCCTATTGGCCCAGGTGCAGCAGCAGACTGCTCAGTTGAAAAAAGCACTCGACTTTGAGAAATTGCTCAAGCGCATTACTGACAAGGTACGCGATAGCCTTGATGAAGACGTAATTTTGCAAAAGGTGGTGCAAGAGCTGGGCACAGGGCTAGGAGTCAGCATTTGCGATACGGGACTTTACGACCTAGAGCAAAATGTCTCCATCATTCAGCACGAGTATGTTGCACCGAATATCCCGTCTAGACATGCCAGCATCGTGTCAATCAGAGATTATGCAGACCTGTATGAGCAACTCTTTCAGAGGCAGATCGTTCACTTTTGCTGGCATATCCTGCCCCACGCATCCGCAGGCGATTTTCCAGAAAACCAAAACGCAAAGCTGATTCTGCGAGACATAGACCAGCCTTTTACAGTGTTGGCATGTCTGCTTCGAGACAATCAGAATTTATTGGGAGATTTATGGCTTTATCGGGCAGGGAATGAGCCGTTTGAGGACAGAGAAATTCGCCTGGTGGAACAGGTTGCAAATCAATGTGCGATCGCCATTCGACAAGCCAGACTCTATCAAGCGGCCCGAAATCAGGTTGAGAAGTTGGAACAGTTGAATGAACTGAAGGATAACTTCCTGAGCAGCGTTTCGCATGAGCTACGAACCCCGATGGCGAACGTGAAGATGTCGTCTCAGATGCTAGAACTGAGCCTGCGTCAGCTTGGTCTTTTCGACAACCCGGATCTCCACCACATTCACCGCTATTTCCAAATTTTGAAAGATGAATGTCAGCGAGAGCTAAAGCTAATTAACGACCTCCTGGATTTATCTCGACTCGATGCTGGCATGGAGCCACTATTGCTCACAAGCATTCATTTATGTGACTGGGTGGCACATATTGCGGAACCGTTTCTGGAACGGACTCGCACTCGAAACCAGCATTTGAGTTTGAATGTCTCAGCAAACCTTCCGCCGATGCGGACAGATGCCTCCTATCTCAGTCGAATTCTGGGTGAGCTGCTGAATAATGCCTGCAAGTACACCCCCGATCAAGGAACGATTCAGGTCATGATTGGCGAATATACCGCTGAATACTTGAGGATTGTCATCACGAATACGGGTGTAGAGATTCCCACCTCAGAGCAGGATCGCGTATTTGAACGTTTTTATCGCGTTCCCAGCAACGATCCCTGGAAGCACGAAGGAACAGGATTGGGATTGGCTCTGGTCAAGAAGCTGGTCGAGCGGTTGGGTGGGGCGATCGCCCTGGAAAGCCACGATAACTTTGTGCGCTTTACGCTGACGCTACCCGTTGCGCTGCACGACTCGCAAACCCTGTTCGCCGACTAA
- a CDS encoding class I SAM-dependent methyltransferase encodes MATQEIMIEQGYGILFMRPGSSDLDDSNLPLCDRLSQRIVADPQRRISFAEFMAIALYDPDYGYYATPSPRIGAAGDFYTSPHLDAAFGELLAEQFAELWHLLGAPHPFTLVEMGAGQGILAVDVLRYLYREHYACFEAVDYVIVEISAAMRAEQQHQLKPLADSGQVRWCRWEEMPPDSVTGCFFSNELVDAFPVHQVAIAQGQLQEIYVTLAPEEAADATPRFIETLGDLSTLRLAEYFELVGVDLLSERYPDGYRTEVNLAALDWMQTVADRLHRGYVLTIDYGYPAQRYYSPTRTTGTLQCYYQHAHHSNPYLHIGRQDLTAHVDFTALERQGDRCGLDTLGFVPQGLFLMALGLGDRLAALSHPEPGTEANLAEILQQRDRLQSLIDPLRLGNFGVLVQGKGINAAALPKGLQTPTQLGVV; translated from the coding sequence GTGGCAACTCAGGAAATAATGATTGAGCAGGGCTATGGAATTCTCTTTATGCGTCCCGGTTCGTCTGATCTTGACGATAGCAATCTGCCATTGTGCGATCGCCTTTCCCAGCGCATTGTCGCTGATCCGCAGCGGCGTATCTCGTTTGCTGAGTTTATGGCGATCGCCCTCTACGACCCGGACTATGGCTATTACGCCACACCCAGCCCACGGATCGGCGCAGCGGGAGATTTCTATACCTCGCCCCATCTCGACGCAGCGTTTGGGGAACTGCTGGCAGAACAGTTTGCCGAACTGTGGCATCTGCTAGGCGCTCCGCATCCCTTTACGCTGGTGGAAATGGGCGCAGGACAAGGGATTTTGGCGGTGGATGTGCTGCGCTATCTCTATCGAGAGCATTACGCCTGCTTTGAAGCCGTGGATTATGTGATTGTGGAAATTTCGGCGGCGATGCGGGCAGAGCAGCAGCATCAGCTCAAGCCTTTGGCAGACTCTGGCCAGGTGCGCTGGTGCAGATGGGAAGAGATGCCGCCCGATTCTGTGACGGGCTGCTTTTTCTCAAACGAACTGGTGGATGCGTTTCCGGTGCATCAGGTGGCGATCGCCCAAGGGCAACTCCAGGAAATCTACGTTACCCTTGCGCCAGAGGAAGCCGCAGACGCGACCCCGCGCTTTATCGAGACGCTGGGCGACCTCTCTACGCTAAGACTAGCGGAGTATTTTGAGCTAGTGGGAGTGGATCTGTTGTCGGAGCGCTATCCCGACGGCTATCGCACCGAGGTCAACCTGGCGGCGCTGGACTGGATGCAAACGGTGGCAGATCGGCTGCATCGCGGCTATGTCCTCACCATCGACTACGGCTATCCGGCGCAGCGCTACTACAGCCCCACCCGCACCACAGGCACGCTCCAGTGCTATTACCAACACGCACACCATTCCAATCCCTACCTGCACATTGGGCGACAAGACCTGACGGCGCACGTCGATTTCACAGCGCTGGAGCGACAGGGCGATCGCTGCGGGTTGGATACGCTGGGATTTGTCCCGCAGGGCTTGTTTCTGATGGCTCTGGGGCTGGGTGATCGCCTGGCAGCCCTCTCCCATCCTGAACCGGGAACCGAGGCGAACCTGGCAGAAATACTGCAACAGCGCGATCGCCTGCAATCGCTAATTGACCCGCTGCGGCTGGGCAACTTTGGCGTGCTAGTGCAAGGCAAGGGGATTAACGCGGCTGCACTACCCAAAGGCTTGCAAACACCGACCCAGTTGGGAGTGGTTTAG
- a CDS encoding chlorophyll a/b-binding protein, whose protein sequence is MQTQESKFGFTQFAETWNGRLAMLGFVIGLATELLTGQGILSQLGLM, encoded by the coding sequence ATGCAAACCCAAGAATCCAAGTTTGGCTTTACTCAGTTTGCGGAAACCTGGAACGGTCGTCTGGCAATGCTGGGCTTTGTGATTGGTCTGGCTACGGAACTGTTGACGGGTCAGGGCATCCTGTCCCAACTGGGTCTGATGTAG
- a CDS encoding pantothenate kinase, whose product MSLWLALAIGNSRLHWAAFSDSRLLHNWDSDYWTAAAIAQFAADPASAGLSIASEVSLQAPVPLAIASVVPAQTDLWQQYPAQQILTLADVPLAKMYPTLGIDRALTLWGAICSLGAPVLVIDAGTALTFTAADRANTLLGGAILPGLRLQQQALAQDTAALPLVALQPDLNLLPPRWATDTPTAIRSGILYTLLASLQDFACDWLLQEPEGAIALTGGDSALLHQALSQQNPALAARIHRDPALIFRGIPALRNWSLI is encoded by the coding sequence ATGTCTCTCTGGTTGGCTCTTGCAATTGGCAACTCGCGGCTTCATTGGGCCGCTTTCTCAGATAGCAGACTGCTACACAACTGGGATTCAGACTATTGGACAGCGGCGGCGATCGCCCAATTTGCTGCCGATCCTGCGTCTGCCGGGTTGTCAATTGCAAGCGAGGTTTCATTGCAAGCGCCTGTTCCATTGGCGATCGCCTCCGTTGTGCCCGCGCAGACAGACCTCTGGCAGCAGTATCCCGCCCAGCAGATCCTTACCTTGGCAGACGTGCCCCTAGCCAAGATGTATCCCACCCTCGGCATCGATCGCGCCCTAACCCTCTGGGGAGCAATCTGTTCCCTGGGCGCACCCGTGCTAGTAATCGATGCTGGAACAGCCCTCACCTTCACCGCTGCCGACCGAGCAAACACCCTACTGGGCGGCGCGATTCTGCCGGGTCTGCGGCTCCAGCAGCAAGCCCTCGCCCAGGACACGGCTGCTCTGCCGCTCGTCGCGCTCCAGCCAGATCTAAACCTGCTGCCACCGCGCTGGGCCACCGACACGCCCACCGCCATCCGCTCCGGCATTCTCTACACGCTGCTGGCTAGCCTCCAAGACTTTGCCTGCGATTGGCTGTTGCAGGAACCAGAAGGGGCGATCGCCCTCACAGGCGGCGACTCCGCCCTGCTCCACCAGGCGCTCTCTCAACAAAACCCAGCCCTCGCTGCCCGCATTCATCGTGACCCAGCACTCATCTTTCGCGGCATCCCCGCGCTGCGAAACTGGAGCTTAATTTGA
- a CDS encoding alpha/beta fold hydrolase: MPLTQTHPVSTHTWQWRSFPIRYQQAGETGVPMLLVHGFGASSDHWRKNLPVLADTNRVFAIDLIGFGYSAKPAPGEAIQYTFETWGQQLLDFCHEVIGEPALLVGNSIGCVAALQAAVLEPEWVRGVAMLDCSLRMLHDRKRATLPWYRRFGSVWLQQVLGNRAIGQFFFSQIAQPKTVRKVLLQAYGRKDAVTDELVDLLLKPAFEPGAVDVFLAFIRYSQGPLAEDLLPQVTCPVLVLWGTEDPWEPIALGREFANYPCVQDFIPLDGLGHCPQDEAPEVVNPILQRWAAVF; encoded by the coding sequence ATGCCCCTCACCCAAACCCACCCCGTCTCTACCCACACCTGGCAATGGCGCAGCTTCCCGATCCGCTATCAGCAAGCGGGCGAAACGGGTGTCCCGATGCTGCTGGTGCATGGCTTTGGCGCGTCCAGCGACCACTGGCGCAAAAATCTCCCGGTTCTGGCTGACACGAACCGGGTGTTTGCCATTGACCTGATTGGCTTTGGCTATTCTGCCAAGCCCGCGCCGGGGGAGGCCATTCAATACACGTTTGAAACCTGGGGACAGCAGTTGCTCGATTTTTGCCACGAGGTAATCGGCGAACCAGCGCTGCTGGTGGGCAATTCGATTGGCTGTGTGGCGGCGTTGCAGGCGGCTGTGCTGGAGCCAGAATGGGTGCGCGGCGTGGCCATGCTGGACTGTTCGCTGCGGATGCTGCATGACCGCAAGCGGGCGACCTTGCCTTGGTATCGGCGATTTGGCTCGGTGTGGCTCCAACAAGTGCTGGGCAATCGGGCGATTGGGCAGTTCTTCTTTTCGCAAATTGCCCAGCCTAAGACGGTTCGCAAGGTGCTGCTGCAAGCCTACGGCCGCAAGGATGCCGTGACCGATGAACTGGTGGATCTGCTACTCAAGCCCGCGTTTGAACCGGGGGCCGTGGATGTGTTTCTGGCTTTTATCCGCTATTCCCAGGGGCCCCTAGCGGAAGATCTGCTGCCCCAGGTGACCTGTCCGGTGCTGGTACTGTGGGGCACGGAAGACCCCTGGGAGCCGATCGCCCTCGGTCGAGAATTTGCCAACTATCCCTGCGTCCAGGATTTTATTCCCCTGGATGGGCTAGGGCATTGTCCCCAGGACGAAGCACCGGAGGTGGTAAACCCGATTTTGCAGCGGTGGGCAGCGGTTTTTTAG